A segment of the Geoglobus ahangari genome:
CAAGCAGAGCGAGCTTGAAGCTGCGAAGGAGAACGGCATTGAGCCTGTCGAGTTCCTCATTGGCTATGACGCCCTAACAGTCATCGTGAACAGGGAGAACGACTGGATAGACTGCCTGAGCTTTGAAGAGCTTAAGAAGATCTGGGGGCCCGAGGCGACAGGGAAGGTGACAAGGTGGAGTGACGTGAACACGAGCTGGCCGGACGAGGAGATGCACCTCTACGGGCCCACCTCTTCTTCAGGAACCTTCGACTTCTTCACGGAGCACGTTATAGGTGAGGCCGGAGCCCACAGGCAGGACTATCACGGAACGGAAGAGGACAACACGATAATTGCCGCTGTCGAAAGGGACAGGTACGCGATGGGCTACCTTGGCCTCGCATACTACCTGGAGAACAAGGACAAGGTGAAGGCGATCAAGATAAAGAACCCTGAGACGGGAGTGTGTGTTGAGCCATCAATAGAGACCGGGCAGAGCGGAGAGTACCCGCTTGCAAGACCGCTGTTCATCTACGTCAGCAAGGAGTCCCTGAAGAAGCCGGCAGTCAGGGAGTTCGTGAAGTTCTACCTCGAGAATCTTGACAGCGGGATAGTTGAGGAGGTAGGGTACGTCCCCGTGAGCAAAGAGGTGAAGGAGCAGAACCTCAAGAAGCTGAACGAGATTCTCAAAGAGCTCGGAGTTGAGTGAGGGGGTGGAGCGGTGAGAGCCCAGAGAGCAAGGGAGCGAGCGATCCACGTCCTTTTATTTATCTCTGCTCTCCTGACAGTCGGCGTCACTCTCGGGATAATTCTGACGCTCTTCGCCGACACTGTGACATTCTTCCGGAACGTGTCGCCCATCGAGTTCTTCACCGGAACAAAGTGGAGCCCCACGATAAAGCCGTACTCTTACGGCGTTCTGCCGCTGGTGGCTGGTACGATAATGGTGACTGTGGGTGCGGGGGCCATAGCGATCCCCGTTGGACTGCTCTCGGCAATTTACCTGAGCGAGTATGCGAGTGAGAGGACGAGGAGTATACTCAAGCCCATGCTCGAGATACTCGCCGGAATTCCGACAGTTGTTTACGGCTTTTTCGCGTTCGCATACATAACTCCGTTTTTGAAGGGTCTGTTTCCCGACATCTCGGCCTACAACGTCCTTAGCGCTTCGGTGGTGGTTGGGATAATGATAATCCCGATCGTGGCGAGCATCAGCGAGGACGCGCTCAGAGCGGTGCCGAGGTCGCTGAGAGAGGCTGGATACGCACTCGGGGCGAGGAAGGTCAGGGTGATCTGGAGCATAGTCGTGCCATCCGCCCTCTCCGGAATAGTGGCGAGCTTCATCCTCGGAATATCGAGGGCGATTGGTGAGACCATGGCCGTCACGATAGCGGCAGGCAGAACGCCGAGGCTGGTGAACCCGCTGAACCCAGCGGACTGGCTGAAGCCCATAGAGACGATGACCGCGGCGATGGTGGAGATAGGTCTGAGTGACGTGAGCGGGCACAGCATCGCCTACAAGAGCCTGTTTGCGATAGGCTTCACGCTCTTCCTCATGACCATGGCCCTCAACACTGTCAGCTATTACATCAAGATGAGGTTCAGGGAGGTGTACAGATGAGGGGTGAGGAGGTCAGAGAGAAGCTCTTCATGCTCCTCGCGCTTCTCGCAACGCTGTTCGGGATTGTCATCCTCGCGTTTCTCCTCGCGTTCACGTTCTATGAAGCGTTGCCATGGCTTGACTGGCAGTTCCTGACCTCACCTCCGTCAAGGTTCCCGGAGAGGGCGGGGATATACCCCTCGCTCGTCGGGTCTGTGATGGCCATAGCGCTCGTGGGCGTGTTCTCAGTACCCCTTGGCGTTGGGGCGGCAATATACCTTGAAGAGTACGCGAGGAGGAGCAGAATTGCGAAGCTGATAGAGATCAACATATCCAACCTCGCCGCGGTGCCTTCCATAGTCTACGGGCTCCTCGGACTCGGGCTGTTCGTCTCAACGCTCCACCTCAGGCCGGGGATAGTCCTCGTCGGTGCGCTGACACTCACGCTGCTGATCCTGCCAATAATAATCGTCGCCGCACAGGAGGCGTTGAGGAGTGTCCCCGACTCCCTCAGGGAAGCCTCAATTGGACTTGGAGCGACGAGGTGGCAGACCGTCAGGAACGTGGTTCTCCCGAGTGCAATGCCGGGGATACTCACGGGGGTGATACTCGCCCTGTCGAGGGCCATAGGCGAAACCGCTCCGCTCATAATGATAGGGGCGGCGACGAGCATATTCACCCCGCCGAAGAGCATATTCAGCACCTACTCTCCCCTGCCAATGCAGATATTCATGTGGACGGACATGCCGAAGGAGGAGTTCCTGCACGGCCTCGCGCCGGCTGGAATAATTGTTCTACTCGCAGTCATGCTGTCCATGAACGCGTTTGCCGTGTACCTCAGAAACAGGTATGCCAGAAAGCTCAGGAGGTGAGTTCGTGAAGCCCGTGTTTGACGTGAGAAACCTGTCCGTCTATTACGGAAACAAGGTTGGAATAAAGAGCGTGAGCATGCAGATCTACAAGAACAGGGTCACCGCGATAATAGGTCCGAGCGGGTGTGGAAAGTCAACATTCCTGAGAACCCTGAACAGGCTGGTCGAGCTTGTTGATGGTGTGAGGGTGGAAGGAGAGGTTCTGTTCGAGGGAAAGAACATATACGACCGCGATGTTGACCCCGTGGAGCTCAGGAGGAAGATCGGCATGGTGTTCCAGCACCCCAACCCGTTTCCAAAGAGCATATTTGACAACGTGGCGTACGGGCCGAGAGTCCACGGGATAAGGGATAAGGAGAGGTTGAGAGAGATTGTTGAGCAGAGCCTAAAGAGGGCTGCCCTCTGGGACGAGGTAAAGGACAGGCTGAACGACTCTGCCCTTGGGCTTTCCGGCGGGCAGCAGCAGAGGCTGTGCATCGCGAGAGCAATAGCAACGAACCCCGAGGTGATTCTGTTCGACGAGCCGACCTCTGCTCTGGATCCGATCGCATCGGCAAAGATAGAGGAGCTGATGGTGGAGCTCAAGAAGAACTACACGGTCATAGTGGTCACCCACAACATACAGCAGGCCGCGAGGATAAGCGACTACACCGCGTTCTTCTGGATGGGGGAGCTCATTGAGTACGACAGGACGGAGAAGATATTTGAAAACCCCGAGAACGAATTGACGGAGAGGTACATAACGGGGAGAGTCGGATGAGGGTTCTGT
Coding sequences within it:
- the pstA gene encoding phosphate ABC transporter permease PstA, with the protein product MRGEEVREKLFMLLALLATLFGIVILAFLLAFTFYEALPWLDWQFLTSPPSRFPERAGIYPSLVGSVMAIALVGVFSVPLGVGAAIYLEEYARRSRIAKLIEINISNLAAVPSIVYGLLGLGLFVSTLHLRPGIVLVGALTLTLLILPIIIVAAQEALRSVPDSLREASIGLGATRWQTVRNVVLPSAMPGILTGVILALSRAIGETAPLIMIGAATSIFTPPKSIFSTYSPLPMQIFMWTDMPKEEFLHGLAPAGIIVLLAVMLSMNAFAVYLRNRYARKLRR
- the pstB gene encoding phosphate ABC transporter ATP-binding protein PstB; translation: MPESSGGEFVKPVFDVRNLSVYYGNKVGIKSVSMQIYKNRVTAIIGPSGCGKSTFLRTLNRLVELVDGVRVEGEVLFEGKNIYDRDVDPVELRRKIGMVFQHPNPFPKSIFDNVAYGPRVHGIRDKERLREIVEQSLKRAALWDEVKDRLNDSALGLSGGQQQRLCIARAIATNPEVILFDEPTSALDPIASAKIEELMVELKKNYTVIVVTHNIQQAARISDYTAFFWMGELIEYDRTEKIFENPENELTERYITGRVG
- a CDS encoding PstS family phosphate ABC transporter substrate-binding protein, producing the protein MKRTTAILLAALLSALLISGCSQSGEGEKASISGEVKISGSSTVYPVTMAIAEEFSRLYPDVTVSVQSTGTGGGFKNFFIPGLVDINDASRKIKQSELEAAKENGIEPVEFLIGYDALTVIVNRENDWIDCLSFEELKKIWGPEATGKVTRWSDVNTSWPDEEMHLYGPTSSSGTFDFFTEHVIGEAGAHRQDYHGTEEDNTIIAAVERDRYAMGYLGLAYYLENKDKVKAIKIKNPETGVCVEPSIETGQSGEYPLARPLFIYVSKESLKKPAVREFVKFYLENLDSGIVEEVGYVPVSKEVKEQNLKKLNEILKELGVE
- the pstC gene encoding phosphate ABC transporter permease subunit PstC, which gives rise to MRAQRARERAIHVLLFISALLTVGVTLGIILTLFADTVTFFRNVSPIEFFTGTKWSPTIKPYSYGVLPLVAGTIMVTVGAGAIAIPVGLLSAIYLSEYASERTRSILKPMLEILAGIPTVVYGFFAFAYITPFLKGLFPDISAYNVLSASVVVGIMIIPIVASISEDALRAVPRSLREAGYALGARKVRVIWSIVVPSALSGIVASFILGISRAIGETMAVTIAAGRTPRLVNPLNPADWLKPIETMTAAMVEIGLSDVSGHSIAYKSLFAIGFTLFLMTMALNTVSYYIKMRFREVYR